The Equus asinus isolate D_3611 breed Donkey chromosome 4, EquAss-T2T_v2, whole genome shotgun sequence genome has a segment encoding these proteins:
- the PTPN18 gene encoding tyrosine-protein phosphatase non-receptor type 18 isoform X4 yields the protein MSRSLDAARSFVEQLEARGGQEGAILAGEFSDIRARSAAWKTDSVCSTEAGSRPGNVRKNRYKDVLPYDQTRVILSLLQEEGHGDYINGNFIRGTDGSPAYIATQGPLPHTLLDFWRMVWEFGVKKKCERYWAQEQEPLQIGLFCITLTRETRLNADTMLRTLQVTFQKESRPVYQLQYMSWPDKGVPGNPDHVLAMVEAARRLQGSGLSPLCVHCSAGCGRTGVLCTVDYVRQLLLTQMIPPNFSLFDVVLEMRKQRPAAVQTEEQYKFLYHTVAQMFFSALRNSSPHYQNLKENRAPLFDDALSLRTSQTLPATPRLPGGVLRSISVPGPPALAMADTYAVVQKRGALAGPGPGSGARGTEEAPLYSQVAPRARRPQAPAEDAQGAPPGRAPADRSAAAPGAYEDVADGAQTGGLGFNLRIGRPKGPRDPPVEWTRV from the exons ATGAGCCGAAGCTTGGATGCGGCACGGAGCTTCGTGGAGCAGCTGGAGGCGCGGGGCGGACAGGAGGGGGCGATCCTTGCCGGCGAGTTCAGC GACATTCGGGCCCGCTCAGCCGCCTGGAAGACTGACAGTGTGTGCTCCACCGAGGCTGGCAGTCGGCCCGGGAACGTGAGAAAGAACCGCTACAAGGATGTGCTGCCAT ATGATCAGACAAGAGTgatcctctctctgcttcaggaGGAGGGACACGGCGACTACATCAATGGCAACTTCATCCGG GGCACAGATGGAAGCCCGGCCTACATCGCCACACAAGGACCCCTGCCTCACACCTTGCTAGACTTCTGGCGCATGGTCTGGGAGTTCGGAGTCAAG AAAAAGTGTGAGCGCTACTGGGCCCAAGAACAGGAGCCATTGCAGATTGGGCTTTTTTGCATCACCCTG ACCAGGGAGACACGGCTGAATGCAGACACCATGCTCAGGACCCTCCAAGTCACTTTCCAGAAG GAATCCCGTCCTGTGTACCAGCTGCAGTATATGTCCTGGCCAGACAAAGGGGTCCCTGGCAATCCTGACCACGTGCTCGCCATGGTGGAGGCAGCTCGTCGCCTCCAGGGCTCTGGTCTCAGCCCCCTCTGTGTCCACTGCAG CGCGGGCTGTGGGCGAACAGGCGTCCTGTGCACAGTGGATTATGTGAGGCAGCTGCTCCTGACCCAG ATGATTCCACCTAACTTCAGCCTCTTCGACGTTGTTCTTGAGATGCGGAAGCAGCGGCCTGCGGCTGTACAGACAGAG GAGCAGTACAAGTTCCTGTACCACACGGTGGCTCAGATGTTCTTCTCAGCACTGCGGAACTCTAGCCCCCATTACCAGAACCTAAAGGAG AATCGTGCCCCACTCTTCGATGATGCCCTCTCCCTCCGGACTTCCCAGACCCTTCCTGCCACACCCCGCCTACCTGGGGGGGTCCTCAG GAGCATCTCGGTACCCGGGCCCCCGGCCCTCGCCATGGCCGACACGTACGCGGTGGTGCAGAAGCGCGGGGCGCTGGCGGGCCCCGGGCCGGGGTCGGGGGCGCGCGGCACGGAGGAGGCGCCGCTCTACAGCCAGGTGGCGCCGCGCGCCCGGCGGCCCCAGGCGCCCGCGGAGGACGCGCAGGGGGCGCCGCCGGGCCGCG CTCCTGCTGACCGAAGCGCTGCTGCGCCTGGCGCCTACGAGGACGTGGCGGATGGAGCTCAGACCGGTGGGCTAG GCTTCAACCTACGCATTGGAAGGCCTAAAGGACCCCGGGACCCCCCTGTGGAGTGGACCCGGGTGTGA
- the PTPN18 gene encoding tyrosine-protein phosphatase non-receptor type 18 isoform X2, with the protein MSRSLDAARSFVEQLEARGGQEGAILAGEFSDIRARSAAWKTDSVCSTEAGSRPGNVRKNRYKDVLPYDQTRVILSLLQEEGHGDYINGNFIRGTDGSPAYIATQGPLPHTLLDFWRMVWEFGVKVILMACRETENGRKKCERYWAQEQEPLQIGLFCITLTRETRLNADTMLRTLQVTFQKESRPVYQLQYMSWPDKGVPGNPDHVLAMVEAARRLQGSGLSPLCVHCSAGCGRTGVLCTVDYVRQLLLTQMIPPNFSLFDVVLEMRKQRPAAVQTEEQYKFLYHTVAQMFFSALRNSSPHYQNLKENRAPLFDDALSLRTSQTLPATPRLPGGVLRSISVPGPPALAMADTYAVVQKRGALAGPGPGSGARGTEEAPLYSQVAPRARRPQAPAEDAQGAPPGRAPADRSAAAPGAYEDVADGAQTGGLGFNLRIGRPKGPRDPPVEWTRV; encoded by the exons ATGAGCCGAAGCTTGGATGCGGCACGGAGCTTCGTGGAGCAGCTGGAGGCGCGGGGCGGACAGGAGGGGGCGATCCTTGCCGGCGAGTTCAGC GACATTCGGGCCCGCTCAGCCGCCTGGAAGACTGACAGTGTGTGCTCCACCGAGGCTGGCAGTCGGCCCGGGAACGTGAGAAAGAACCGCTACAAGGATGTGCTGCCAT ATGATCAGACAAGAGTgatcctctctctgcttcaggaGGAGGGACACGGCGACTACATCAATGGCAACTTCATCCGG GGCACAGATGGAAGCCCGGCCTACATCGCCACACAAGGACCCCTGCCTCACACCTTGCTAGACTTCTGGCGCATGGTCTGGGAGTTCGGAGTCAAG GTGATCCTGATGGCATGTCGAGAGACGGAAAATGGGCGG AAAAAGTGTGAGCGCTACTGGGCCCAAGAACAGGAGCCATTGCAGATTGGGCTTTTTTGCATCACCCTG ACCAGGGAGACACGGCTGAATGCAGACACCATGCTCAGGACCCTCCAAGTCACTTTCCAGAAG GAATCCCGTCCTGTGTACCAGCTGCAGTATATGTCCTGGCCAGACAAAGGGGTCCCTGGCAATCCTGACCACGTGCTCGCCATGGTGGAGGCAGCTCGTCGCCTCCAGGGCTCTGGTCTCAGCCCCCTCTGTGTCCACTGCAG CGCGGGCTGTGGGCGAACAGGCGTCCTGTGCACAGTGGATTATGTGAGGCAGCTGCTCCTGACCCAG ATGATTCCACCTAACTTCAGCCTCTTCGACGTTGTTCTTGAGATGCGGAAGCAGCGGCCTGCGGCTGTACAGACAGAG GAGCAGTACAAGTTCCTGTACCACACGGTGGCTCAGATGTTCTTCTCAGCACTGCGGAACTCTAGCCCCCATTACCAGAACCTAAAGGAG AATCGTGCCCCACTCTTCGATGATGCCCTCTCCCTCCGGACTTCCCAGACCCTTCCTGCCACACCCCGCCTACCTGGGGGGGTCCTCAG GAGCATCTCGGTACCCGGGCCCCCGGCCCTCGCCATGGCCGACACGTACGCGGTGGTGCAGAAGCGCGGGGCGCTGGCGGGCCCCGGGCCGGGGTCGGGGGCGCGCGGCACGGAGGAGGCGCCGCTCTACAGCCAGGTGGCGCCGCGCGCCCGGCGGCCCCAGGCGCCCGCGGAGGACGCGCAGGGGGCGCCGCCGGGCCGCG CTCCTGCTGACCGAAGCGCTGCTGCGCCTGGCGCCTACGAGGACGTGGCGGATGGAGCTCAGACCGGTGGGCTAG GCTTCAACCTACGCATTGGAAGGCCTAAAGGACCCCGGGACCCCCCTGTGGAGTGGACCCGGGTGTGA
- the PTPN18 gene encoding tyrosine-protein phosphatase non-receptor type 18 isoform X3, with amino-acid sequence MSRSLDAARSFVEQLEARGGQEGAILAGEFSDIRARSAAWKTDSVCSTEAGSRPGNVRKNRYKDVLPYDQTRVILSLLQEEGHGDYINGNFIRGTDGSPAYIATQGPLPHTLLDFWRMVWEFGVKKKCERYWAQEQEPLQIGLFCITLLKMLFKVTTLAILTRETRLNADTMLRTLQVTFQKESRPVYQLQYMSWPDKGVPGNPDHVLAMVEAARRLQGSGLSPLCVHCSAGCGRTGVLCTVDYVRQLLLTQMIPPNFSLFDVVLEMRKQRPAAVQTEEQYKFLYHTVAQMFFSALRNSSPHYQNLKENRAPLFDDALSLRTSQTLPATPRLPGGVLRSISVPGPPALAMADTYAVVQKRGALAGPGPGSGARGTEEAPLYSQVAPRARRPQAPAEDAQGAPPGRAPADRSAAAPGAYEDVADGAQTGGLGFNLRIGRPKGPRDPPVEWTRV; translated from the exons ATGAGCCGAAGCTTGGATGCGGCACGGAGCTTCGTGGAGCAGCTGGAGGCGCGGGGCGGACAGGAGGGGGCGATCCTTGCCGGCGAGTTCAGC GACATTCGGGCCCGCTCAGCCGCCTGGAAGACTGACAGTGTGTGCTCCACCGAGGCTGGCAGTCGGCCCGGGAACGTGAGAAAGAACCGCTACAAGGATGTGCTGCCAT ATGATCAGACAAGAGTgatcctctctctgcttcaggaGGAGGGACACGGCGACTACATCAATGGCAACTTCATCCGG GGCACAGATGGAAGCCCGGCCTACATCGCCACACAAGGACCCCTGCCTCACACCTTGCTAGACTTCTGGCGCATGGTCTGGGAGTTCGGAGTCAAG AAAAAGTGTGAGCGCTACTGGGCCCAAGAACAGGAGCCATTGCAGATTGGGCTTTTTTGCATCACCCTG ctaaagatgctatttaaggtgacaactttggccattttg ACCAGGGAGACACGGCTGAATGCAGACACCATGCTCAGGACCCTCCAAGTCACTTTCCAGAAG GAATCCCGTCCTGTGTACCAGCTGCAGTATATGTCCTGGCCAGACAAAGGGGTCCCTGGCAATCCTGACCACGTGCTCGCCATGGTGGAGGCAGCTCGTCGCCTCCAGGGCTCTGGTCTCAGCCCCCTCTGTGTCCACTGCAG CGCGGGCTGTGGGCGAACAGGCGTCCTGTGCACAGTGGATTATGTGAGGCAGCTGCTCCTGACCCAG ATGATTCCACCTAACTTCAGCCTCTTCGACGTTGTTCTTGAGATGCGGAAGCAGCGGCCTGCGGCTGTACAGACAGAG GAGCAGTACAAGTTCCTGTACCACACGGTGGCTCAGATGTTCTTCTCAGCACTGCGGAACTCTAGCCCCCATTACCAGAACCTAAAGGAG AATCGTGCCCCACTCTTCGATGATGCCCTCTCCCTCCGGACTTCCCAGACCCTTCCTGCCACACCCCGCCTACCTGGGGGGGTCCTCAG GAGCATCTCGGTACCCGGGCCCCCGGCCCTCGCCATGGCCGACACGTACGCGGTGGTGCAGAAGCGCGGGGCGCTGGCGGGCCCCGGGCCGGGGTCGGGGGCGCGCGGCACGGAGGAGGCGCCGCTCTACAGCCAGGTGGCGCCGCGCGCCCGGCGGCCCCAGGCGCCCGCGGAGGACGCGCAGGGGGCGCCGCCGGGCCGCG CTCCTGCTGACCGAAGCGCTGCTGCGCCTGGCGCCTACGAGGACGTGGCGGATGGAGCTCAGACCGGTGGGCTAG GCTTCAACCTACGCATTGGAAGGCCTAAAGGACCCCGGGACCCCCCTGTGGAGTGGACCCGGGTGTGA
- the PTPN18 gene encoding tyrosine-protein phosphatase non-receptor type 18 isoform X1, which translates to MSRSLDAARSFVEQLEARGGQEGAILAGEFSDIRARSAAWKTDSVCSTEAGSRPGNVRKNRYKDVLPYDQTRVILSLLQEEGHGDYINGNFIRGTDGSPAYIATQGPLPHTLLDFWRMVWEFGVKVILMACRETENGRKKCERYWAQEQEPLQIGLFCITLLKMLFKVTTLAILTRETRLNADTMLRTLQVTFQKESRPVYQLQYMSWPDKGVPGNPDHVLAMVEAARRLQGSGLSPLCVHCSAGCGRTGVLCTVDYVRQLLLTQMIPPNFSLFDVVLEMRKQRPAAVQTEEQYKFLYHTVAQMFFSALRNSSPHYQNLKENRAPLFDDALSLRTSQTLPATPRLPGGVLRSISVPGPPALAMADTYAVVQKRGALAGPGPGSGARGTEEAPLYSQVAPRARRPQAPAEDAQGAPPGRAPADRSAAAPGAYEDVADGAQTGGLGFNLRIGRPKGPRDPPVEWTRV; encoded by the exons ATGAGCCGAAGCTTGGATGCGGCACGGAGCTTCGTGGAGCAGCTGGAGGCGCGGGGCGGACAGGAGGGGGCGATCCTTGCCGGCGAGTTCAGC GACATTCGGGCCCGCTCAGCCGCCTGGAAGACTGACAGTGTGTGCTCCACCGAGGCTGGCAGTCGGCCCGGGAACGTGAGAAAGAACCGCTACAAGGATGTGCTGCCAT ATGATCAGACAAGAGTgatcctctctctgcttcaggaGGAGGGACACGGCGACTACATCAATGGCAACTTCATCCGG GGCACAGATGGAAGCCCGGCCTACATCGCCACACAAGGACCCCTGCCTCACACCTTGCTAGACTTCTGGCGCATGGTCTGGGAGTTCGGAGTCAAG GTGATCCTGATGGCATGTCGAGAGACGGAAAATGGGCGG AAAAAGTGTGAGCGCTACTGGGCCCAAGAACAGGAGCCATTGCAGATTGGGCTTTTTTGCATCACCCTG ctaaagatgctatttaaggtgacaactttggccattttg ACCAGGGAGACACGGCTGAATGCAGACACCATGCTCAGGACCCTCCAAGTCACTTTCCAGAAG GAATCCCGTCCTGTGTACCAGCTGCAGTATATGTCCTGGCCAGACAAAGGGGTCCCTGGCAATCCTGACCACGTGCTCGCCATGGTGGAGGCAGCTCGTCGCCTCCAGGGCTCTGGTCTCAGCCCCCTCTGTGTCCACTGCAG CGCGGGCTGTGGGCGAACAGGCGTCCTGTGCACAGTGGATTATGTGAGGCAGCTGCTCCTGACCCAG ATGATTCCACCTAACTTCAGCCTCTTCGACGTTGTTCTTGAGATGCGGAAGCAGCGGCCTGCGGCTGTACAGACAGAG GAGCAGTACAAGTTCCTGTACCACACGGTGGCTCAGATGTTCTTCTCAGCACTGCGGAACTCTAGCCCCCATTACCAGAACCTAAAGGAG AATCGTGCCCCACTCTTCGATGATGCCCTCTCCCTCCGGACTTCCCAGACCCTTCCTGCCACACCCCGCCTACCTGGGGGGGTCCTCAG GAGCATCTCGGTACCCGGGCCCCCGGCCCTCGCCATGGCCGACACGTACGCGGTGGTGCAGAAGCGCGGGGCGCTGGCGGGCCCCGGGCCGGGGTCGGGGGCGCGCGGCACGGAGGAGGCGCCGCTCTACAGCCAGGTGGCGCCGCGCGCCCGGCGGCCCCAGGCGCCCGCGGAGGACGCGCAGGGGGCGCCGCCGGGCCGCG CTCCTGCTGACCGAAGCGCTGCTGCGCCTGGCGCCTACGAGGACGTGGCGGATGGAGCTCAGACCGGTGGGCTAG GCTTCAACCTACGCATTGGAAGGCCTAAAGGACCCCGGGACCCCCCTGTGGAGTGGACCCGGGTGTGA